ACGATGTTTTACTTCGCGGATCTTCTTTCTTATAAAAAGAAAAATACACCTATAAAAAATGTTCTAATTCCTTTTATTATTTCTTTTGCAATTATGGTAACAGGCATTGCTGCAACCCCACCAGCCGAACAAAGTAATATTCCAACAACGCAAGAAAGTAAAACTATAGTTAAAAATAATGATGAATCTGTCACTAAAGATAATGAAGTTAAACCTACAAATACCAGCAATCTAGCTGCTACATCAACGCCACAAGATGATAAACACGCTACAACTACATCATCAGGAATATTAAAAGTCCATTATATTGATGTTGGGCAAGCTGATAGCATTTTAATTCAAACACCTGGCAGTAAATGCATGCTGATAGATGCCGGAAATAATGCTGATGGGCCTTCAGTTGTTTCATACATAAGGAACCAAGGAATAAATAAAATAGATGTTCTTGTCGGTACACACCCGCATGAAGATCATATCGGTGGAATGGACAATGTTATTTATTCTTTTGATATAGGCAAAATCTACATGCCTAAAGTATCAAACAATACAAAAACATTTGAAGATGTATTGACAGCAATTAAATCAAAGGGTCTAAAAGTAAATACTGCAACTGCAGGCGTAACTATCGACTTGGATCCTTCGTTAAAAATCGTTATGTATGCGCCAAACAACACATACTATGAAGACCTGAATAATTATAGTGCTGTTATAAAACTAACATATAAGAATACATCTTTTTTGTTTGATGGAGATGCCGAAGACATTTCAGAGAATGAAATGTTGGCACAGGGTTACGACTTAAAAGCTGATGTTCTTAAAGTAGGACATCATGGCAGCAGTTCATCTACAACGCCAGCTTTCCTTAAAGCTGTTTCTCCTAAATATGCAGTTATATCTGTTGGTGCTGGAAATAGTTATGGGCATCCTGCACAACAAACACTTGATAGACTTGCTGCAACAAACGTTCAAATATTTAGGACTGATGAAGCTGGTACTATCATAGCAACAAGCGATGGTAACACAATAACTTTTGATAAGAAAGCATCATCTGTAAAGCCACATGCTCCACCAACAAATACAGTAAATTCTAATACAACTAACACTGTCAAATCATCCAATAACAATTCAGGTACAGCATCAACTGTAATTATAC
The nucleotide sequence above comes from Thermoanaerobacterium sp. CMT5567-10. Encoded proteins:
- a CDS encoding ComEC/Rec2 family competence protein — translated: MELKNILKFIPGFRSSIRWHMIIAGIYYLLSLIMFASGIGVGLFSLALPFTMFYFADLLSYKKKNTPIKNVLIPFIISFAIMVTGIAATPPAEQSNIPTTQESKTIVKNNDESVTKDNEVKPTNTSNLAATSTPQDDKHATTTSSGILKVHYIDVGQADSILIQTPGSKCMLIDAGNNADGPSVVSYIRNQGINKIDVLVGTHPHEDHIGGMDNVIYSFDIGKIYMPKVSNNTKTFEDVLTAIKSKGLKVNTATAGVTIDLDPSLKIVMYAPNNTYYEDLNNYSAVIKLTYKNTSFLFDGDAEDISENEMLAQGYDLKADVLKVGHHGSSSSTTPAFLKAVSPKYAVISVGAGNSYGHPAQQTLDRLAATNVQIFRTDEAGTIIATSDGNTITFDKKASSVKPHAPPTNTVNSNTTNTVKSSNNNSGTASTVIIPATKPSTSTLVIQNPSGSIGNDNVTVYITATGKKYHRDGCRYLSKSKIPISLSQAKAEGYTPCSVCDPPQ